ATACTATGGGAACAATAAACAAGGAATatgtaaattaattgaaaactcATACCACGGATGTCATCCACTTCGACATATGCTGGATGTAATAACACTGAAGCTTGGACATGTTTGGATTTCCCAAGGTCAGTAACAGTCTTAcctgagagaaagaagaaaacataTTGCATTCCGTGAGCTTATACCTAAGGTGAGCTGAAATTGCAAGATACACAGAGGGAAAGAGATCAAAACACCAAATAAGTGGAAGGCACTCACCGCCCCAACAAAAACCAGCAGCTCCAATAGCAGAAGCACCTTCCCTTTTTAAGGCTTCAATAACAGGTTTTGCTGTTTCAATACCTTTttcctacaaaataaatatacatgCATCAGAATGTATTATAGTTTATTAACAAGTCACGATTTTTATACATCTGAATTGAAACAATTTACAATATCCAATTTACAAATCGGAAACCACCTGAAATGGTGGCAAGCCAGTCgcaaaaatgataataaaattatagaagCCAGACATCTCAATCCTCTTGGAAAACCAGTTATGAAATTTCGAATAAGGAAACCAAAATTGaatttaacaaacaaaaaaatcttgctttaaaaatcataaacaaccaaGTATGATTAAGTAAGAATTAACCGGTTCATGATCTTTTAACCAAACAGGTAAAGGCCTGTTCTCATTCTCAGGATCAAAAGGGTCCCCATTGAAGAAGTCGGGACAGACACAATAACACCCGTTTTTTCTTGCAACCTTGTCTGCCAAGTCCCTTCACAATGTATAACAAATAGCATTACTTATCAGGGGAAATTACATTTAGTATCatagagagacagagagaataGGCAAAGAGAGAAAATCAGCAGAATGAAGCAGCCAATTCTCTAGGTGTATAACATACCAAAGCATAAATAAAATTGCAAGAGACAAAGAGACATCCCAATagaaaaagtaatttatataaCAAATGCACCATCTTTGGAGATTAAAAGTCTAGCTATGATCTAACATTCTATATACAGTCTATGACAGTTATTTTTCATGAACACGACTCAATTAACCACACTTACATTTAGCTTTTGATCATTCCCCtcccaaaattaaaaatctatcaccGCTAGCTGAAGCACATGAGCTGATGGTTTGCAGAGGACAAATTggttcaattaaaatataatgcagaatattctttttggcaaacttTTAAATTCTCATAACTCATAAGCCTATATATGAATGAACATCAGTTTCCAAGGAAACATGGATTTGCTCGAGCaaataaacaaaagataaaaatttagtaAATCAGACATAGAAAGTAAACATGAGAATTAACCATACCTAAAAAGTGTTGCATTGATCCCTGCAGGACAAATTGAGCATGTGAAGTTAATAAAAGAAGATATATTGGTTAaaggtaataataataataactgttAAAAGAAGCAATAGATGCTCAAGCATTTCAAAATGAGTGTAACTGCTAAGTGACAGCAATACCGAATCATACAAGGATCAATCACAAGAGTAACCATCAACGAtgtaataaaatgatataagtTTATtccaaaaatgtttttaatattttgaaggcaattatttattaaatttttttgaaaggatCGATACCAAAAATATCGGAGACCATAAAACAGACGAGCACGGAGAGAGGGGAACCAGTGACATAGGAATTAACACCAGCAATGTTGGTAACATAGCCAGCACCACTTGATGCATTCAGGGTTGCCGGGTTTGAGTAGCAATTTGTTCCtaccatttttctttctctctttttcttatgcTATGCTAACATTCCTGCTCCCTTTGggtcttttatatatataatcaatgtCGTGGCTCTGAACTatgcaaactttttttttcttttttagcagtatatacctttatttttttttaaaggtgtGCATACCTTTAATAAACAATACTAataatgtttaataaaatattaatgaaatatcaatatattttgaatcttaatgtttttcaaataaaccaattttttaaaataggagtTTTGCTAACAAGTActctaaaaatattagttaaaaaaatcaataaataagtttttttataaacaaaaataccaTAGAAATTATAGTGATTTGTTGGCAATACACTCGTTGAAATTATGGTGATATGTTAGGCATTCCtttctagatttttttaaaaatttctttagTGTTTTAAAGATACTCGTTgagattctttaattttttttattaacatcaaCGTATGGTTGAttgtaatttgaatttgacTTCTATTAACTGAATAAATATGCAAAGTGAAAGGATTTTAttaagcaaaaataatatataaattgacAGTTTGGCACagtcatataataataaattattactaaCCCATTAGTGTTGGTCTAATGAAGGGAGAATTAGGTATTATGTATAATACTATTAAAAGTTCTAACCTcggtattataattatatacacacacaaaattaaaaattattatgcacaagaaatttgtttaattaaataataactattttttaaagtgaTAACAACTACTTTCTTAAAAttcacattaaatattatttttaattgactgttaaaataaaaatgtttatattgaCAATGTATTATATTTATTCACCTCTTGtgttaaaacatttttatatatattagcatatatattttacaagataagtgtttattttatatatttaaatttataataaataaatatttttaatatataaattttgagaattttttttatcgtcaCGGATTTGATTCCTCTTACTGATCAAATACTAAtaacttaataattaatatttgtcgattaaaaaatagaaaaagaagtaatatcatatgtaattaatataaaaaagctcacaaataaaactataatttgctaaataaaaataatggttCAAATTGTTATGAGGAGCATTTAATCAATGTTTGAACCTAACTTGCATGTGAAAAAAGTAATAGTATTAATTAGGGGTGCGTAGAAGTtggaattagtttattttttgtttttgctcgAAACTTTTGTTCAGCAAAAAGTTATCCATTAATGGTGTGTAATTATGCATTATCAATCAATTAAGTAAACAAAGGTAGATTTAGTTGATTTGTCAGTATCTCAGTAAATTTCTCGAATTTAACTTTCCtaaacttttgtatagaaaataatatcatttaatcataaattattatggataataattgttataaattttataataattatcttaaaaatcatattaataataattttataattgaatgtaaaagtaaaataatttttacagtATGAGGGTAAGATCATTAATCTCTTTATTAACACTTGGATTCAACCCAATCAAAATCCAAAATATATAAGTCAAGATTGGATCAACtagatttttttaacataatatattaatcttACTTTATGTATATTTCAATCCtatgaaagaaatataaaacttaatttaaGGTATATTttacgatatatatatatatatatatatatatatatatatatatatatatatatatatatatatatatatatataaataaataattgtattataaatataatatcatgttaCATAGAATATTATTACTCTCATCTTATGATAAATATCgtgttagacaaaaaaaaaaatctcaaaagtaagtgttattttaacttatcagtataatattttttatttatactcttaataatattatcaatgatgagcaacaaaaacattaaataaataaatgattataagactaatttctaaaattgttttattctttCGTATACTCCCTCTATCTTCAAACTATGTTGCTGATGCTTTAAGCATCTCCTTTGTTAGACCTTAGTTTCTTGCTTTtgctgttttttcttttgttttcatccaccaataaaaaaataccaccGTCTCTATCATATTCTTTTAGTTGTTTtacccttctatttttttttttcaaaaacaacagTCGTTTTATAGTTTCAAAgtctaatgaatatttttttttacaaatatatgcTGATTTAATACCTGTTATTATTGGTTTAACTATCAAAGACGtattaaataataacattttagtttaaatataatattttttaagaaaataatatttttgttaagtttcttaattttgtgtgtactaatcttataaaattaaagaaaaagaaaagttatatattgatagtgtaaaacattttatatcatcatccaattataatttattttatatagtaattttattaatttttatgataattattttaaaaatcatattgataataaattatgatttaatgTTAGTGCAAGATCATTAAATTCTTGcaagaatgagatgaagaaagtagtaaataaaaaagttttattattaatacacaAGTGTTTGAAAACATTACATAAAAACCAAGTTTCTTGACTATTTCAAATCactctctttttatatttatctgtATACTTATTTTTAGATAACCTGTAACTTTGTTCTCTATATTTTTGTTCTCCcagttttcaaaaataaaaaatctggtCCTACCATTTAATTTAATGCTTTGGTGGTTAACGTTGACTTGCAACTagcaaaatttatcttttttttttaaggtagcAAAATTTATCTTACGcgattaatgttatttttttttatgatcatgattttattagtttatgttttggtgtcatgttttttttatatgaaaataagaaaataataataaaaattatatttttaataattatttattaaattgaattattcaatcataaataaataaattaaaaaataattattatactaaAATGCCACTTAAGTCACAATCAACGTTAGTATCTTAATGGTCAGCACATCAATTTAGATGgtaagacaaaaaaattattttttaaattgaatattaaatgtttttaataggaaaactaaaattacttaaaaaataaaaagatcaaaGTCATATTAAATgtctctaattatttttttaacattttatctattttagtctatcatttttatatttattagattataataaatttttaaaaacattatcaataattaagaataacattatatcacaatataaaatatatatcataaatccaaaatataatatatacttaaaaaaattagttattttaaatttaattgtaatataatttttatgtataaaatatttatcataaattttaattataatattatctatatattttaaaatattcatgtaTTATATGTTGTACTATATAtgttttagttatatataaataaacattcTACATAGACTAAAATACTagttaattattcaaaataatttgttggTCTAAAATAATACttcaaatttgatttgtttagctaaataattaaaaaataatgtagccCTTTGCTAAATAGCCAGACTTAGCCTTACGTAAGCCATTTCCGCCCTAGTCATAAATTGGCTTTTATATgctaaattatcaattatatattcTTGCTTATACTGATTTTTAATTGCATTGAAAATTTAGGGTGACTAGAAgctatattttctttaaagacAGTGTATAGAGGAACCTCCACTTTCAACAATATTAATTAACTGACAGTTTacagaaatattaaaaactgtTTAATTACTAATGAGGACCCCCTAAGGATTAGCAATTAATGaactaaa
This region of Glycine max cultivar Williams 82 chromosome 7, Glycine_max_v4.0, whole genome shotgun sequence genomic DNA includes:
- the LOC100801045 gene encoding endo-1,3;1,4-beta-D-glucanase, translated to MVGTNCYSNPATLNASSGAGYVTNIAGVNSYVTGSPLSVLVCFMVSDIFGINATLFRDLADKVARKNGCYCVCPDFFNGDPFDPENENRPLPVWLKDHEPEKGIETAKPVIEALKREGASAIGAAGFCWGGKTVTDLGKSKHVQASVLLHPAYVEVDDIRGIKTPIAILGGQNDTITPPKLIKQFKQALQNAKPKVDSFVKIFPNVSHGWTVRYDPKDPKAVKAAEKAHDIMIGWFDKYLK